From the Deinococcus radiophilus genome, one window contains:
- a CDS encoding alpha-ketoacid dehydrogenase subunit beta encodes MTATAEKQVTAQRDASKPITMVAAINEALDQALERNPDVYIFGEDVGIMGGVFRATDGLQARYGEERVFDTPLAEAGIMGMAIGMGLAGLKPVAEMQFAGFIYPALDQIMSHLGRYRHRTRSRFSLPVVVRAPYGGGVHTPEQHADSPEAILAHVPGIKVVIPSNPQDAKGLLLAAIEDPDPVMFFESIKMYRSLKQEVDLGYYIIPLGQARIHREGTDLTLICYGGMVEICDKAAEAAAQAGISAEIIDLRTISPLDTDTLLESVRKTGRAVIVTEAPRTAGFHSEIAAVIAEEAVDSLLAPVVRVTGFDAPYPPFTAIEDKYRPTPTRVAKAMRQVMDY; translated from the coding sequence ATGACCGCCACTGCCGAGAAACAAGTCACTGCACAGCGGGACGCCAGCAAACCCATCACCATGGTCGCCGCCATCAACGAAGCGCTGGATCAGGCGCTGGAGCGCAACCCTGACGTGTATATCTTCGGGGAAGACGTGGGCATCATGGGCGGCGTGTTCCGCGCCACCGACGGCCTGCAGGCCCGCTACGGCGAGGAGCGTGTCTTCGACACCCCGCTGGCCGAGGCGGGCATCATGGGCATGGCCATCGGGATGGGCTTGGCAGGCCTGAAACCCGTCGCTGAGATGCAGTTCGCAGGCTTCATCTACCCCGCGCTGGACCAGATCATGAGCCACCTGGGCCGCTACCGCCACCGCACCCGCAGCCGCTTCTCGCTGCCGGTGGTCGTGCGTGCGCCCTACGGCGGCGGGGTCCACACCCCCGAGCAGCACGCCGACAGCCCCGAAGCGATTCTGGCGCATGTGCCGGGCATCAAGGTGGTCATTCCCAGCAACCCGCAGGACGCCAAAGGTCTGCTGCTGGCCGCTATCGAGGACCCCGATCCGGTGATGTTCTTCGAGAGCATCAAGATGTACCGCTCGCTGAAACAGGAAGTGGACCTCGGCTACTACATCATTCCGCTGGGCCAAGCCCGCATTCACCGCGAAGGCACCGACCTGACCCTGATCTGCTACGGCGGCATGGTGGAGATCTGCGACAAGGCTGCCGAAGCTGCAGCGCAAGCAGGCATCAGCGCCGAGATCATCGACCTGCGGACCATCAGCCCACTGGACACCGACACCCTGCTGGAAAGTGTCCGCAAGACGGGCCGCGCTGTGATTGTCACCGAAGCGCCGCGCACCGCTGGCTTCCATAGCGAAATTGCCGCCGTGATTGCCGAGGAGGCTGTGGATTCGCTGCTGGCCCCGGTGGTCCGCGTGACGGGCTTTGACGCGCCTTACCCGCCCTTTACCGCCATCGAAGACAAGTACCGCCCCACGCCGACCCGCGTCGCAAAGGCGATGCGTCAGGTGATGGACTACTAG
- a CDS encoding diacylglycerol kinase: MNKNVGSALSARRWMRSAGYAWAGLQRTYRQEANFRFEAWAAVTALGLTLWLDAPLTPILLVCALVLSLELVNSAVEAAIDLLSPGPHPLAAAAKDAAAGAVYVAAFFALLVGLNVLGPPLWALVSGR, from the coding sequence ATGAATAAAAATGTCGGCTCGGCGCTGAGTGCGCGGCGCTGGATGCGCTCGGCGGGGTACGCCTGGGCGGGCCTGCAGCGCACCTACCGCCAGGAGGCCAATTTCCGCTTTGAGGCGTGGGCCGCTGTGACCGCGCTGGGGCTGACGCTATGGCTGGATGCGCCGCTGACCCCAATTTTGTTGGTGTGTGCGCTGGTCCTGAGCTTGGAACTGGTCAACAGCGCCGTAGAAGCGGCGATAGACCTGCTCAGCCCAGGCCCGCACCCACTCGCCGCCGCCGCGAAGGACGCCGCCGCCGGAGCCGTGTATGTGGCGGCCTTTTTCGCGCTGCTGGTGGGCCTGAATGTGCTGGGGCCGCCGCTGTGGGCGCTGGTCAGCGGGCGCTAG
- the pdhA gene encoding pyruvate dehydrogenase (acetyl-transferring) E1 component subunit alpha: protein MSKTTTQTPAGGAEQMPPAAAEAMNKSVLQPQAEGQPEVPMLQFITPEGTLNPDLEGGESRLPDPETQLWLYRQMRRIRHFDERAWVLYRQGKMGVFPPYGGMEASQAGTTAALTTEDWLFPTYRDTGAALTYGLPIKQTVAYWRSSPHGWYMPENLKVTPFYIPIATQYPQAVGAALAEKKKGTRNVAMAFIGDGGSSEGDFHEGLNFAGALNAPCVFILQNNGWAISVPTTTQTKAQNLSRRADGYGIPGIRVDGNDILAVYSVSRDAVERARNGEGPTLIETVTFRIKPHTVADDVTRYRPEEMTAGWDEKDPVRRLRAYLLAQGTLTEESEAALLEEIHTEFEEAVAAADSLPDPTPAEIVDHVFAEPTPQLKKQRAQIMEENGA, encoded by the coding sequence ATGTCCAAAACGACAACTCAAACCCCGGCAGGTGGAGCCGAACAGATGCCACCTGCTGCGGCCGAAGCCATGAATAAGTCGGTCCTGCAACCCCAGGCCGAAGGTCAGCCCGAAGTGCCGATGCTGCAGTTCATCACCCCCGAAGGCACGCTGAACCCCGACCTTGAAGGCGGCGAATCCCGCCTGCCCGACCCCGAAACCCAGCTGTGGCTGTACCGCCAGATGCGCCGCATCCGTCACTTTGATGAGCGGGCCTGGGTGCTGTACCGCCAGGGCAAGATGGGCGTGTTCCCGCCGTACGGCGGCATGGAAGCGTCGCAGGCCGGAACCACCGCCGCGCTGACCACCGAAGACTGGCTGTTTCCCACCTACCGCGACACCGGAGCCGCGCTGACCTACGGTCTGCCGATCAAGCAAACCGTGGCCTACTGGCGCTCCAGCCCGCACGGCTGGTACATGCCCGAAAACCTCAAGGTGACGCCCTTTTATATTCCCATCGCCACGCAGTACCCGCAGGCCGTGGGCGCCGCGCTGGCCGAGAAGAAAAAAGGTACCCGCAATGTCGCCATGGCCTTTATCGGGGACGGCGGCAGCTCGGAAGGCGACTTTCACGAGGGCCTGAACTTTGCCGGGGCGCTGAATGCACCCTGCGTGTTTATCCTCCAGAACAACGGCTGGGCCATCAGCGTGCCGACCACCACCCAGACCAAGGCCCAGAACCTGTCACGCCGCGCCGACGGCTACGGTATCCCCGGTATCCGGGTAGACGGCAACGACATCCTGGCGGTGTACTCGGTCAGCCGTGACGCCGTGGAGCGCGCCCGGAACGGCGAAGGCCCGACCCTGATCGAAACCGTGACCTTCCGCATCAAGCCGCACACCGTGGCCGACGACGTGACCCGTTACCGCCCCGAAGAAATGACGGCAGGCTGGGACGAAAAAGACCCGGTGAGGCGCCTGCGGGCCTACCTGCTGGCCCAGGGCACGCTGACCGAGGAAAGTGAAGCCGCACTTCTGGAAGAAATCCACACTGAATTCGAAGAGGCCGTGGCTGCCGCCGACAGCCTGCCGGACCCCACGCCCGCCGAAATCGTGGATCACGTATTTGCCGAACCCACTCCGCAGCTGAAAAAACAGCGCGCCCAGATCATGGAGGAAAACGGAGCATGA
- a CDS encoding alkaline phosphatase family protein — protein MTALIWLALDGVGHPADALPESVWNAKLPTLRPLVEAGLALDAGLGVPGLPQSATGQACWLTGQDAVRYMGEHFGPQPGPTLRRLLDQASWPVQLTRAGGRAGLANFYPPGYFERHLQRPRHGCFPYSVLSAGLPLNPPDLPPVLPTLGLSYAAPWAPQHPLADIAALGEALARAAAPYDLVMCDLWLGDLIGHSGAPELPSASLRAGQTYLQRVDALLEGLLAVGAKVLLSSDHGNLENLQTKSHTQARVPLAWAGVLSPQVSDIVEAGQWVGQQLELTSTPSLFDPPPS, from the coding sequence ATGACTGCTCTGATCTGGCTGGCCCTGGACGGCGTAGGCCATCCAGCTGACGCCCTGCCAGAATCGGTGTGGAACGCGAAACTGCCGACCCTGCGCCCACTGGTTGAGGCCGGGCTGGCGCTGGACGCTGGGCTAGGTGTGCCGGGACTGCCGCAATCGGCCACCGGGCAGGCCTGCTGGCTGACCGGGCAGGATGCCGTGCGGTACATGGGCGAACACTTCGGGCCACAGCCGGGGCCGACGCTGCGACGCTTGCTGGATCAGGCCAGCTGGCCCGTGCAACTGACACGGGCTGGTGGCAGGGCTGGGCTCGCTAACTTTTATCCACCTGGCTATTTTGAACGGCACCTTCAGCGCCCCCGGCACGGCTGTTTCCCCTACTCGGTGCTGAGCGCCGGGTTGCCGCTGAACCCGCCGGATCTGCCCCCCGTGCTGCCCACCCTGGGACTGAGTTACGCGGCGCCCTGGGCACCTCAGCACCCACTGGCCGACATCGCCGCGCTGGGTGAGGCGCTCGCCCGTGCAGCGGCGCCTTACGACCTGGTGATGTGTGACCTGTGGCTGGGTGATCTGATTGGTCACAGTGGTGCACCAGAACTTCCTTCCGCCTCGTTGCGGGCCGGGCAGACTTATTTACAGCGGGTAGATGCTTTGCTGGAAGGGCTGCTGGCAGTGGGTGCCAAGGTGCTGCTCAGCAGTGACCACGGCAACCTAGAAAACCTACAGACCAAATCACATACTCAGGCGCGGGTGCCACTGGCCTGGGCAGGGGTGCTGTCACCACAGGTGAGCGACATTGTGGAGGCAGGTCAGTGGGTAGGCCAGCAACTGGAACTGACGTCCACGCCAAGTCTTTTCGATCCGCCACCTTCATAA
- the ybeY gene encoding rRNA maturation RNase YbeY, with the protein MIDLVAEVPVDPGLTAALEHSLAAVMRHFGVQDREVTVVLVDDETIRALKLEHWGEDAVTDVLSFPSWEPGDPFMPPHLGDIIISLETAGRQAGARGHSLTREAALLASHGMTHLVGHDHPHAEGLGFEEGATGEAWQIFHDAWAAAQAALGDELEE; encoded by the coding sequence GTGATAGACCTGGTGGCCGAAGTGCCTGTAGACCCCGGATTGACTGCAGCCCTGGAACATAGCCTGGCGGCCGTGATGCGGCATTTCGGCGTGCAGGACCGCGAGGTGACGGTGGTGCTGGTAGACGACGAGACGATCCGGGCGCTCAAGCTGGAGCACTGGGGCGAGGACGCCGTCACCGACGTGCTCAGTTTTCCCAGCTGGGAGCCGGGCGACCCCTTCATGCCGCCGCACCTGGGCGACATCATCATCAGCCTGGAGACGGCGGGGCGGCAGGCGGGGGCGCGGGGCCATAGCCTCACCCGCGAAGCCGCGCTGCTCGCCAGCCACGGCATGACCCATCTGGTCGGCCACGACCACCCGCACGCTGAAGGGTTGGGCTTTGAGGAAGGCGCGACCGGCGAGGCGTGGCAGATTTTTCATGATGCCTGGGCCGCCGCACAGGCCGCCCTGGGTGACGAGTTAGAGGAATGA